In Crinalium epipsammum PCC 9333, the following are encoded in one genomic region:
- the tpiA gene encoding triose-phosphate isomerase: protein MRKIVIAGNWKMYKTQAETTEFLQGFMPELEKTPEDREVVICPPFTALDAISRSLHGSLVQLGAQNIHWEDNGAFTGEVAGSMLSEIGVRYVIVGHSERRQYFGETDESVNKRLLSAQRHGLIPILCVGETKQQRDAGETESIITNQLEKDLVNVDQQRLVIAYEPIWAIGTGDTCESSEANRVIGLIRSQLSNADVTIQYGGSVKPDNIDEIMAQPEIDGVLVGGASLQPASFARIVNYQ from the coding sequence GTGCGGAAAATCGTCATTGCTGGAAACTGGAAAATGTATAAAACTCAGGCAGAAACTACAGAGTTTTTGCAAGGATTCATGCCTGAGTTAGAAAAAACTCCCGAAGATCGGGAAGTGGTGATTTGCCCTCCATTTACAGCTTTAGATGCAATATCTAGAAGTCTGCACGGTAGCCTCGTGCAACTAGGGGCGCAAAATATCCATTGGGAAGATAATGGTGCTTTCACTGGTGAAGTAGCTGGTTCAATGTTGTCAGAAATTGGGGTGCGTTATGTGATTGTTGGTCACAGTGAACGCCGTCAATATTTTGGCGAAACTGATGAATCTGTTAACAAAAGGCTGTTGTCGGCTCAACGTCATGGTTTAATTCCCATACTCTGTGTGGGTGAAACCAAGCAACAACGAGATGCTGGTGAAACTGAATCAATTATTACTAACCAGTTAGAAAAAGATCTTGTAAATGTGGATCAACAACGGCTAGTAATCGCCTACGAACCTATCTGGGCAATTGGGACAGGAGACACTTGTGAGTCTTCGGAAGCTAACCGTGTAATCGGTTTGATTCGTAGCCAATTGAGTAATGCTGACGTAACGATTCAATACGGTGGTTCTGTGAAGCCAGATAATATTGATGAAATTATGGCTCAACCAGAAATTGATGGTGTGCTAGTTGGGGGAGCAAGTTTGCAACCTGCAAGTTTTGCGCGAATTGTTAATTATCAATAG
- a CDS encoding alr0857 family protein, translated as MLKLTYTENSFYLERLAQPLEDWVAQRVILALRVGQSFCVEPSTAAFLLPADLPLTALETLVQREGGDAIALSVSDAEYVEVSLEGSWLSAPEEAEGVFVTAMSDRLEFFLFKLWQDAQICESAVSE; from the coding sequence ATGCTTAAACTCACTTATACCGAAAATAGTTTTTATTTAGAGCGTTTGGCTCAACCTTTAGAAGATTGGGTGGCACAGCGAGTAATTTTAGCTTTGCGAGTTGGGCAAAGCTTCTGTGTTGAACCTAGTACGGCGGCGTTTTTGCTTCCTGCTGATTTGCCTTTAACTGCTTTGGAGACATTGGTGCAACGGGAAGGTGGCGATGCGATCGCGCTTTCTGTCTCTGATGCTGAATATGTTGAAGTCAGCCTGGAAGGTTCTTGGCTATCAGCACCAGAGGAGGCAGAGGGGGTGTTTGTGACTGCAATGAGCGATCGTCTTGAGTTCTTCCTATTTAAGTTATGGCAAGATGCTCAAATTTGTGAATCTGCCGTCAGTGAATAA
- a CDS encoding HNH endonuclease → MTCTTQVLGKSVVVFSKNYLPVSRVNIKRAIILLVTGKAEPLDFWSGIGIAVRSPNQVVYVPGQIRLTFASSERVWKVPPVNRREVLRRDRHCCQYCGSTKHLTLDHIIPRSKGGKHTWDNVVTACSSCNGRKGDRTLIQAGMTLRTHPKAPVHPTVAFAEQFWKEQQEILE, encoded by the coding sequence ATGACTTGCACAACTCAAGTGTTAGGAAAGTCGGTAGTGGTATTCAGTAAGAATTATTTGCCTGTTAGCCGAGTGAATATCAAGCGAGCGATTATTCTGCTCGTTACCGGAAAAGCTGAACCCTTAGATTTTTGGAGTGGTATCGGTATAGCGGTGCGATCGCCTAACCAAGTTGTGTATGTCCCAGGGCAGATTCGTCTGACATTTGCAAGCAGTGAGCGAGTTTGGAAAGTCCCGCCTGTCAATCGCCGAGAGGTGTTGCGGCGCGATCGCCACTGTTGTCAATACTGCGGTAGTACAAAACACTTAACACTCGATCATATTATTCCGAGATCAAAAGGCGGAAAACACACTTGGGACAACGTAGTTACAGCTTGTTCAAGTTGTAATGGTCGCAAAGGCGATCGCACTTTAATACAGGCAGGAATGACACTACGCACTCACCCGAAAGCACCTGTACACCCAACAGTGGCATTTGCCGAACAGTTCTGGAAAGAGCAGCAAGAAATTTTGGAGTAG
- the apcB gene encoding allophycocyanin subunit beta, whose translation MRDAITNLIKNYDVTGRYLDRNAIDELKSYFESGTGRLAAAGVINANAASIVKQAGRQLFDDQPELIRPGGNAYTTRRYAACLRDMDYYLRYASYALVAGDTHVLDERVLQGLRETYNSLGVPIGPTVMGIQIMKGIVKEQVAAAGIQDTGFVDQPFDHMTRELSEQDI comes from the coding sequence ATGCGGGACGCAATTACAAACTTAATTAAGAACTACGATGTGACAGGTCGTTATCTAGACCGTAATGCCATTGATGAGCTTAAGTCTTATTTTGAAAGTGGCACTGGTAGGCTTGCTGCTGCGGGCGTGATTAATGCCAATGCGGCATCAATTGTTAAGCAAGCAGGAAGGCAGTTATTTGACGATCAGCCAGAACTAATTCGTCCTGGTGGTAATGCTTACACAACTCGTCGTTATGCGGCTTGTTTGCGGGATATGGATTATTACCTCCGCTATGCTAGTTACGCGCTAGTTGCAGGTGATACTCATGTGCTGGATGAGCGGGTGCTGCAAGGTCTAAGAGAAACCTATAATTCTTTGGGTGTACCCATTGGACCAACGGTCATGGGCATTCAAATTATGAAGGGTATTGTCAAAGAACAAGTTGCTGCTGCTGGCATTCAGGATACGGGGTTTGTAGATCAACCTTTTGATCACATGACTCGCGAGTTGAGTGAACAGGATATCTAA